Part of the Varibaculum massiliense genome is shown below.
ATACGTAAAATCTACTCAATTGCCGAAGGTCATGGGAGGCCTGGGGGTAGCGATTCTGTCTACTTCCTCTGGTCTAATGACTGACCGTCAGGCACAGGACAAGGGTGTAGGCGGGGAAGTCCTTGCCTACATCTGGTAAGGGGGAATAAGGAATGTCACGTATTGGCAGGAACCCAATCTCCCTCCCTTCCGGAGTAGAAGTAAAAATCGACGGTCTGAATGTTTCAGTTAAAGGCCCCAAGGGGCAGCTGGATCGCACCTTTTCCGGACCGCTGAAGATTCGGGAAGAGGACGGCAATATCCTGGTGGAGCGGGAGACAGATACCCGTGAAGCTCGTTCTTTGCACGGTCTCACCCGCTCGCTGATTTCCAATATGATTGAGGGCGTAACTAACGGTTACTCTAAAGAGATGGAAATCGTGGGCACTGGTTACCGGGTATTGACTCGCGGCAGCGACATTGAACTGCAGCTGGGCTTTTCGCACCCGGTACCGTTTAAAGCTCCCGAAGGTATCGAATTTAAGGTTAATAGCGCGCTATCTTTCACTATCTCCGGTATTTCCAAGGAGCTAGTGGGCGAGACCGCAGCGAAGATCCGCAAGATTCGTCCTCCGGAACCCTATAAGGGCAAAGGTATTCGTTACAAGGGCGAATTCGTTCGTCGCAAGGCCGGAAAGGCGGGTAAGTAAATGTCGTATACCCCTAAAGGTAAAGGCAAATTCGTCGCTCGCAAACGCCGCCATATTCGCGTCCGTAAACGGGTATATGGCACGGCGCAGCGCCCTCGTCTGGTGGTTACTCGGTCTAACCGCCACATGGTTGCTCAGGTTGTCAATGACGATTTGGGACACACCTTGGTTTCAGCTTCCACCTTGGAGGCGGAGCAGCGAGGCGAGAAGATGAAGAAAGTTGATGCGGCTCGTCAGGTTGGCGAACGTATTGCTAAGCGTGCCCTAGAAGCAGGCATCACGGCTGTCGTGTTTGATCGCGGTGGCAACAAGTATCATGGTCGCGTCGCCGCGGTGGCTGATGGTGCCCGCGATGGCGGTCTGAAGCTGTAGAGGAGAGGGAAAATAATGGCTGAAGAAAATAAAAACGCCGATTCCCGGGAATCCCGTGGCAAAGGCCGCGAAGACCGGGGGCGTAAAGGCCGCCGCGACAATCGTCGTGAGCAGGAAAAGAATCAGTATTTAGAGCGCGTAGTTACCATTAACCGCGTTTCTAAAGTAGTTAAGGGTGGACGTCGTTTCGCTTTCACCGCGCTAGTAGTAGTCGGTGACGGTGAAGGTATGGTCGGTGTCGGTTACGGCAAGGCTAAAGAGGTTCCCCAGGCTATTTCTAAGGGCGTGGAGGACGCGAAGAAGAACTTCTTCCAGGTGCCGATGATTGGGCGGACTATCACCCACTTGGTACAGGGTGAAGAAGCTGCCGGTGTGGTGCTTTTGCGTCCGGCTTCCCCCGGTACCGGGGTAATCGCCGGTGGTCCGGTGCGCGCAGTTATGGAATGTGCCGGTATTCATGACGTGCTGACCAAGTCTTTGGGCAGCGCCAACGCTTTGAATATCGTCCAGGCCACGGTAGCAGCTCTGAAGATGCTGCAGCGTCCGGAAGAGGTGGCGGCGCGTCGCGGACTGCCCGTTGAACGGGTAGTGCCGGAAGCGATGCTGCGGGCTCAGGCCGAAGCGCGGGCAGAAAAAGCCGAGAAAGCGAAGAAAGACGAAGCGGAGAAAGCCGCTGACGGTGTCGCTGAAGAGGTGAATGCCTGATGAGTAAGCTCAAGATCACCCAGGTTAAAGGCCTGGTTAATACCAACCAGAATCAGCGCCGCGTTATGCAGACGCTGGGTCTGCGCAAGATTCACCAGAGTGTGGAACACCAGGATAATCCGGCTGTTCGCGGCCAAATCCGCAAGGTTGCTCACCTGGTGCAGGTAGAGGAGATTGGTTAATGGCTGAAGATACTAAGGTAACCGAAGCAGAAGACACTGCGAAAGAGGACGTAATCCGCTTGCATGATTTGCGTCCGGCTCCCGGCTCCAATAAACGTCGCAAGCGTGTGGGGCGTGGTGAAGGCTCGCAGGGTAAGACTGCTGGGCGGGGTACTAAAGGTACTGGCGCTCGCAAGAATGTTCACCCCCGTTTCGAGGGCGGTCAGATGCCGTTGCACATGCGCCTTCCGAAGCTGCGGGGATTCAAGAATCCCTTCGCTACTGTCTATCAGGTAGTGAATCTGGATCGTCTGCAGGAACTGTTCCCTGAGGGGGGAGCGGTCACGGTTGATGATCTAGTTTCCAAGGGAGCAGTTCGCAAGAACTCTTTGGTGAAGGTTCTAGGCACCGGGGAAATCTCGGTGAAACTGGAACTGATAGTGGACGCCTGGTCCGCCAGTGCCAAAGAAAAGATTGAAGCTGCCGGCGGTTCGCTGAGCAAGCGGGAGCAAGATTAGTTTGCACCTGACTGCCTGATGCAGCTCAATAATCTAGATAGCTAGAGATTCCTGGGCGGGGAGATTTTCTCCCCGCCCAGGATTTATTTTTACCCACTGTTTCTCTAAAGTGCTGGTAGCAGCAGCGTCGACTGTGACTTTGGATAATCAGTATCGAAAAACTTGACACCTGCGACCTAAAAGTATTTATACTCGTAACATATTCGTTATGAAAACGTTATGTACCGGCTAGCTTGCTAGCGGCGCGACCGTCAGGAGATATTGTGCGTAAAACCTGGTTGATGGCACCAATCGTGGTTATGGCGTCTTTTGGTTTAGTGGCTGCGGATTCCGTTCATCCCTCTGCTGCAGCCAGTAAACAAGGCGTCGATGTTTCTAAGATTGCCAGCACGATGTTGCAGGAAAATCTGTATAACCAAGCAGTTTCAGTCGACGATGGAGTTAAGGTTTCCTCTAACAAGGTGACCGCAGTCTCTGCGGGGGCATCTGCTGCGGTAGCAGCCAAAACGGAAACCCCTAATTGTGCTTCTCCCAGTGGGGATGCCGGTTTGCAGCCTTGGCCTCGCCAGGTACGGACGATGATTTCCCAGCGTTTCGGGGTTACCAATATCGGGGGCTTCCGCCCCGGTGACCCGCAAGATCACGGCAAAGGCTTGGCGCTTGACGTTATGGTTCCGGTATCTAGTGCTTTGGGAGACTCGATTGCCGCTTGGGCGATTGCAAACAGCGGGGATTTAAACGTTAAATATGTAATCTGGAAACAACGTATCTGGATGCCTGGACGCAGCTGGCGGGGCATGGAAGAACGTAATTCCATCACTGCCAACCACTACGATCATGTGCATATCAGCTTCAATGGCGGCTCCGGTCGCTGCCTGTAAGCTATTTCCTTACCCCTCCCCGCATTACCTGGACTAGATTTTTCTCGTCACACGTCCTCAAAATTTCAAACTAGGTCGGTGCTAGGAGAGCAACACGGGGTAGCTAATGTGTGATTGACCGCTGTATGTGCGATTGAGGGGCGAAATTGTGTAGGCTACTAAGGGTTATAGAATCATCTTTTCTGTGCCGTTAAAGAACATAGTGCTGGAGGCAGCTTGCTTAGCGTATTCGTACAGGCGTTTAAGACGCCGGATCTTAGGAAAAAGCTCCTGTTCACCTTGGCAATTATGGCGCTCTACCGGATTGGATCTCATATCCCCTCTCCGGGGGTTAACTATCCGAACCTGCAGGCCTGCCTAAAGAACAATGAGCAAAACGGTCTGCTTGACCTGGTGAACCTGTTTTCCGGGGGAGCGCTGCTGTCACTGTCAGTGTTCGCTATGGGAATCATGCCCTACATCACGGCCTCGATTATCATCCAGTTGATGCGGGTAGTGATTCCTCGCTTCGAGGATCTGCACCGTGAAGGGCAAGCCGGAAAAGCGAAAATGACCCAGTACACCCGGTATCTTACTATTGGACTCGGGGTATTGCAGTCGGTGACCATCATTTATATGGCGCGTTCGGGGCAGCTGCTACAAGGATGTTCCCCCAGTAAACCGATTATTCCTGACCAATCGGCGGTTAATTACCTAATTATGATGGTGACTATGACCGCCGGTACTGGTCTCATCATGTGGCTAGCCGAGCTAATCACCGAAAACGGCATCGGAAACGGTATGTCCCTGCTGATTTTCACCGGTATCGTGGCAAATATGCCCGCACACCTGCAATCTATTGGTGCCTCCGGGGGATTCTGGAAAGTGCTGATTATTATCGGTCTAGTTGCCCTGATTACCCTGGCTATCGTGTTCGTAGAGCAAGCCCAGCGCCGCATCCCGGTACAGTACGCCAAACGGATGGTGGGCAGACGAATGTATGGTGGCTCTACCACCTATATCCCCATGAAAATCAATATGTCGGGGGTTATCCCGGTGATTTTCGCGGCCTCGCTATTGGCTATGCCGCAAATGATTTCCCGTTTCGGTAAACCTACTGCCGGCTGGGTCAAATGGATTAATGACAACTTCCAGCACGACTCCTTGATTTATCTAATCTGCTACGCACTACTAGTGCTGGGATTCGCTTTCTTCTACACCCAAATCACTTTCAACCCCGAGGAAATCGCCGACAATATGAAGAAGTACGGCGGGTTCATTCCGGGAATAAGGGCAGGGGCTCCCACCGCGGACTATCTGCACTATGTAATCAGCCGGATTACCACGGCTGGCGCGCTCTACCTAGTGGTAGTAGCCATGGTGCCGATTGTGGCGCTGATTCCGCTGAAAGTCACCCAGATGCCATTCGGGGGAACTACCCTGTTAATTATGGTGGGCGTGGGTCTGCAAACTGTACAGCAAATTGACGCTCAGCTTCAGCAACACCACTACGAGGGATTCCTTAAATGAAAAAACGCCTGTTGATTCTGGGTGCACCTGGTGCCGGAAAGGGCACTCAGGCGCGCAAGATCTGCGAACTGCTAGATATTCCTACTTTTTCTACTGGAGCGATGCTACGCAGCCAGATGAAGGCGGGAACCGAGCTGGGGAAAAAAGCTAAGGAGCTGATTGACCGGGGGGAGTTAGTACCAGATTCGGTGATTAGTTCCCTGGTAGAGGCAGAGTTGCAGTCATCGCGCTACCGCGAAGGTTTCCTGGCAGACGGCTATCCCCGCAACCTGGAACAGGCACATTTCCTGGATCAAGTACTCAAAAATATGGGTACTCACTTAGATGCGGTCATCAACCTAGATGTTGAATTAGAGGACGTAGTAGGGCGTCTACTTAAACGCGCCGAAATCGAAAATCGCTCTGACGATACCGAACCGGTGATTCGTCGCCGTCTCCAGGTTTATAAGGAGCAAACCGAGCCCCTAGTGCGTTACTACCGCGAGGCTGGCTTGCTAATAAATATCGATGGTAACGGCTCTATTGACCAGGTTTGGGACAGTATTGCCGCTCAGCTGCGGTAATATATCAACCGAAGCGGGAAGAAGATAAATACAAATGCTATTTGGGCGTGGCATCGAAATAAAGAATCGGCAGCAGCTTGGTTATATGCGGCAGGCGGCGCTAATCGTCAATCAAATCCATGAGGCCGTCTGGGAAAATGCTCGGGCGGGGGTAACCCCTCGCCAAATCGACGAAATCTCAGCACAGGTAATCGCGGATGGGGGCGCGCACTCTAATTTCTTGGGATATTTTGATTACCCGGCAACTATCTGTATCTCGGTTAATGACACCGTGGTACACGGTATCCCCGGTGATGTTCCCTTTCAGGTTGGTGACCTAGTAAGTTTCGATTGTGGCTGTTACCTAGAGCGAGATGGTAAACAGTGGCACGGCGATTCCGCCTTTTCCGTGATTATCGGGGAAGAACCAGCTCCCAAGCCGGATCCTACTATCGCCGCCCACTCCTATCCCATATCCTCGGAAAAAGAACAGCTGCTAGAAATTACTCGCTACAGTACCTGGGCAGGAGTGGCGGCGATAGCTCGTCCGCGCGCTCGGGTTAACGATATTGGTGCCGCGATCGAGGACGCAGTGGACTCTTTTGGCGAGCGCTTCGGATGGACGGCGGGGATCGTAGAAGAGTTTACTGGGCATGGAATCGGGACTGCTATGCATCAGCCGCCCGATGTGTTTAACTTCCGCGCCGTAGGCCGATCGGCTGCGATAAAACCGGGAATGGTGCTATGCGTGGAGCCGATACTTACTCGCGGCTCCAATAAGGTTGCCACTATGGCAGACGAATGGACCGTGAAAACCGTAGATCACGCCCTGGCTTGCCATTGGGAGGCGCAGGTCGCGGTGTTAGCAGATGGAATTTGCGTCCTCAACCAACCTGATTTTGGTAAAGCCGCATTGGCGCCCTTCGGGGTAATACCGCTGGAGCTGTAAGGGGCAAGCGCTATGCGCATGCTCTTTTTAGTTTTTGTCGTTCCAGAAAAAGGGCGTGGAAATCTACTTCTCGAAGACGTAATTTGCAACCTACGACACGCCTAGAGCGCAAAAAGTGAGTTATGCGTGACCGATTTAACCCTCTATCAGCTTTAGGTTTGTCTCGGTACTAACGTAGAGTTGAGTATTGGGTTTGTGACTAGAGGGGTATATTATATCCACTGGTCATCCTATGTGGACAAGGTTAGTGAAGGATAGATGGCGAAAAAAGAAGGCGTTGTAGAGGTCGAAGGTACCGTAGCAGAGGCACTCCCGAATGCTTATTTCCGGGTAGAACTCGAAAATGGTCATAAAGTGCTAGCGCACATTTCGGGCAAAATGCGCCAGCACTATATCCGAATCTTGCCCGAGGATCGCGTGGTCGTAGAGCTCAGCCCCTACGATTTAACGCGAGGTCGAATCGTTTACCGATACAAGTAAAAAGTATTGGCGGCAGGGTAATCCGGTCGCAACTAGAGGAAAATTATGAAGGTTAAACCCAGCGTTAAGAAGATCTGTGAGAAATGCAAGGTGATTCGTCGCCACGGC
Proteins encoded:
- the rplF gene encoding 50S ribosomal protein L6, which encodes MSRIGRNPISLPSGVEVKIDGLNVSVKGPKGQLDRTFSGPLKIREEDGNILVERETDTREARSLHGLTRSLISNMIEGVTNGYSKEMEIVGTGYRVLTRGSDIELQLGFSHPVPFKAPEGIEFKVNSALSFTISGISKELVGETAAKIRKIRPPEPYKGKGIRYKGEFVRRKAGKAGK
- the rplR gene encoding 50S ribosomal protein L18, with amino-acid sequence MSYTPKGKGKFVARKRRHIRVRKRVYGTAQRPRLVVTRSNRHMVAQVVNDDLGHTLVSASTLEAEQRGEKMKKVDAARQVGERIAKRALEAGITAVVFDRGGNKYHGRVAAVADGARDGGLKL
- the rpsE gene encoding 30S ribosomal protein S5; amino-acid sequence: MAEENKNADSRESRGKGREDRGRKGRRDNRREQEKNQYLERVVTINRVSKVVKGGRRFAFTALVVVGDGEGMVGVGYGKAKEVPQAISKGVEDAKKNFFQVPMIGRTITHLVQGEEAAGVVLLRPASPGTGVIAGGPVRAVMECAGIHDVLTKSLGSANALNIVQATVAALKMLQRPEEVAARRGLPVERVVPEAMLRAQAEARAEKAEKAKKDEAEKAADGVAEEVNA
- the rpmD gene encoding 50S ribosomal protein L30 — translated: MMSKLKITQVKGLVNTNQNQRRVMQTLGLRKIHQSVEHQDNPAVRGQIRKVAHLVQVEEIG
- the rplO gene encoding 50S ribosomal protein L15, yielding MAEDTKVTEAEDTAKEDVIRLHDLRPAPGSNKRRKRVGRGEGSQGKTAGRGTKGTGARKNVHPRFEGGQMPLHMRLPKLRGFKNPFATVYQVVNLDRLQELFPEGGAVTVDDLVSKGAVRKNSLVKVLGTGEISVKLELIVDAWSASAKEKIEAAGGSLSKREQD
- the secY gene encoding preprotein translocase subunit SecY, giving the protein MLSVFVQAFKTPDLRKKLLFTLAIMALYRIGSHIPSPGVNYPNLQACLKNNEQNGLLDLVNLFSGGALLSLSVFAMGIMPYITASIIIQLMRVVIPRFEDLHREGQAGKAKMTQYTRYLTIGLGVLQSVTIIYMARSGQLLQGCSPSKPIIPDQSAVNYLIMMVTMTAGTGLIMWLAELITENGIGNGMSLLIFTGIVANMPAHLQSIGASGGFWKVLIIIGLVALITLAIVFVEQAQRRIPVQYAKRMVGRRMYGGSTTYIPMKINMSGVIPVIFAASLLAMPQMISRFGKPTAGWVKWINDNFQHDSLIYLICYALLVLGFAFFYTQITFNPEEIADNMKKYGGFIPGIRAGAPTADYLHYVISRITTAGALYLVVVAMVPIVALIPLKVTQMPFGGTTLLIMVGVGLQTVQQIDAQLQQHHYEGFLK
- a CDS encoding adenylate kinase, coding for MKKRLLILGAPGAGKGTQARKICELLDIPTFSTGAMLRSQMKAGTELGKKAKELIDRGELVPDSVISSLVEAELQSSRYREGFLADGYPRNLEQAHFLDQVLKNMGTHLDAVINLDVELEDVVGRLLKRAEIENRSDDTEPVIRRRLQVYKEQTEPLVRYYREAGLLINIDGNGSIDQVWDSIAAQLR
- the map gene encoding type I methionyl aminopeptidase, with product MLFGRGIEIKNRQQLGYMRQAALIVNQIHEAVWENARAGVTPRQIDEISAQVIADGGAHSNFLGYFDYPATICISVNDTVVHGIPGDVPFQVGDLVSFDCGCYLERDGKQWHGDSAFSVIIGEEPAPKPDPTIAAHSYPISSEKEQLLEITRYSTWAGVAAIARPRARVNDIGAAIEDAVDSFGERFGWTAGIVEEFTGHGIGTAMHQPPDVFNFRAVGRSAAIKPGMVLCVEPILTRGSNKVATMADEWTVKTVDHALACHWEAQVAVLADGICVLNQPDFGKAALAPFGVIPLEL
- the infA gene encoding translation initiation factor IF-1, whose protein sequence is MAKKEGVVEVEGTVAEALPNAYFRVELENGHKVLAHISGKMRQHYIRILPEDRVVVELSPYDLTRGRIVYRYK
- the rpmJ gene encoding 50S ribosomal protein L36; the protein is MKVKPSVKKICEKCKVIRRHGVVMVICDNPRHKQRQG